The DNA sequence ATCCTGCGCCAGCGCCAACAGGCTTTGCAAACGCTTGCGCAGTTGCTCATCGCTGACATGCACCAAATCGTCCAACGCCTGCAGGCCATCTTGCAAAGCCACCAGTTGCTCGTTCATGCGTTCCAGGCGGCGGTCGATTTCCTGCCCGCGCTCGTCCTGAGCGAGGAGGTAATTCGCCCACCGCTTCTGGTCGTCGGCTTTGAACGCTGCCCATTCCTGCCGAAAACGCTCTTCAGCCAGGCGCTGCACTTCGGTAATCTCTTTGATGCGCCGCTCCAGCCGCTCGCTCATACCTTCGAACTGCTGTTGAGCACGCTTGACTTCCCGCTGCAGGTCATCCCATGCGCGCAAGCGTTCTTCTACCTGCTGGCTGAGGGTCTCTAAGGTTTGGAAGCGGGTTTCCCACTCTTTCCAGGTACGCTCCCACGCCAACCAGCGGCGGTTCTGGGCTTCGAGGAAGTCCTTCTGTTCCTGCTTGCGGCGATTTTCAGCCGCGGCCAGATCTTGCAAACGGGCTTCCAGTTTGCGCAGCGTCTCCCCGAACACCTCTGCCTGCGCTTGCTGCTCATCCAACCGCTTGCGAAAAGCGAGCACCTCGCCCTGCACATCCACCAGGCGTTTGGCGTTGCGGGTTTGGCTTTCCTGCAAGAGGTGCACCACCCGCGTGCGTTCCTCCTCCACTTCTTCCACGCTCTCCACCCGGTTCTGCAAGGTAGACAGCCCTTCACGCAGGGTCTGCAACTCTTTGACGTGCTGGGCTATCTGGCGCTCGAGGGTAGCCATGCCCTCAAGTTTCTTGTGGGCCTCACCGACGTAACGCCGCAGGGCTTCAACCTCCTCCCGGAAGGCCCCTTCGCTCTCGTGCAAGCGCGCCGTCAGGCGGGTTTCCACATCCTCATCCCGGCCTGCACTTTCTTCTTCCACCCGCGCCAACGCCCCTTCCAGCGCGTCCATGCGTCCCAGGGCCGCCGAAACCCGCGCCACGTCGCTGCTCAAAGTTTTAATCTGCTCATGCGCCGCGCGGTAATCGCCTTCCAACGCGACCAGGCGCTCTTGAAGCGCCAACAACAGGCTATGATCCTTGCGACGCTCTTCTTCTAACCACTTCAAACGCTGCTGCAAGGCATCCTCTTCTGCCATCGCGTCCTCCTTGCCCAGAATGGAGCGATTATAGCACAAGGCGAGGCTATCGGCTCAAATGCGGCAACCATGCAAGGATGGCCTGGGCGTGTTGCCACACACTTTTGGGGAACAACCCCAGCCCCAAGGTCACCGCCATGAGCACCCACACCCACAGGCGTTCATCGGCGGCTTCCCGCGCGCGCCAGGGGACGGCCTGCTCACCCACCACCAAAGCGCCGAGCAAACGCGCCGCCGCGGCAGCCAGCCCAATCGTCCCCACCAACATGCCCAAAAGCAGCGGCCACGAAGTCAGCCCGGCCTGCCACAGCGCCCAACGCGCCGAAAACCCTGCAGCCCACGGCGTGCCTGCCAGAGCCAGCGGCGGCACAACGGCTGCGGCGGTCAACCACGGGTACTCGCGCCCCACGCCCGCCAGTTCCCGGTAGCGCAAGCCGCCCCGACGTCGCCCCAGGCCGCTCAGCCCCAAGGCCCAGAGAGCAAACAACACCACCCGCGCCGGCCACAAGGCAAAAAACAGCGTCACGCCTTCCGCACTCCCCAAACCCACAGCCCACAGCCCCAGGCCAACCTCCACCAGCACCCCGTAACCAAGCACCCGGCCTGCATGCCGCTGGAAGGCAGCCAGCAGCCCTCCCAGCGCCACCATCACCACCCCCAACGCCACCAGCCACTGGTAAGTCAACGGCGATTGCCGCAGCCAGGTGTAGCGTTCCAGGAACCCCAACCCGAAAGCACCGATGACCGTGGTGACCGCAGTGAGCACAAAAGCCGAGGCATAAGGGTGAATTTCGGCGGTTAGCATGGGCATCCAACTATGGAAGGGGAACACCCCCAACAAAAGGGCAAAGCCCACCCCCAGCAACACCCCTGCCCGCAAGGCCAGCGCCGAGCCGGGCAAACTGGTTTCCGTACCCACCAGCATCCAGCCCGTGAGCAAGATGAACAACATGCCCAGCGTTTGGAAAGTAAGGAAGCGCAGCAAACCGTTACCGGCACGGCTTCCCGGCGGGGAAAGCAAAGGCACGGCCAGCAAGGCTGCTGTTTCCACCAGCAGGGCGGCATACAAAAACGGGCGCACGGCCAGCGCCATCAGCAGCACCGTGCTAACGCCCAACGCCAGCCCCACAAACGAAGGCTCCATGCGCGCCGCCCACGCGCCGCCCAGCCACACGGCCACACCGAGGAAAAACCACACCAACAACGGCCGCATCGCATCGGTGAGCACCAATTGCCGCCCCAACACGCGCATTTGGGGGGCCAGCCGGAAACCCCAATCGCCCACCAGGGGCACAGGTTGCCCAATGGGCACCTGCCAGGCCAGCAAAGCCAGCAACAGCGCCACCCCCGCCCCCCAGCGCGACGCGCTGCGGGTATTGCTTGCCAGCAAAAGTAATCCCGCCACCCCCAAGGGGAAAACCAACCACAGCAGCGGCGCGCTCATAGGGGCAACTCCTCTTCTCCCACAATCTCTTCCTCAGCCGCTTGCTGCAACACCAGGTAACTGCCCGCCAAAGCCAACGCCACCACCACCAGCGCCAAAAGTCCCGCCAGCAACAGCGATTGCTCCAGCACGGCATACAACACCTCGAAACCGGCCAACACCGTCAACAACCCGCTGACCACCCACAACGGGCGCGTGCTCCGCAGCCCCACCTGCCACAGCCCCAACAGCATCAACGCCACGCTGCCCCACAACTGGGAGGGGTTCATCTCAGGCAACCAGCGCGTCATGGGGGGCACAAACACCGCTGCCAGCAAACCGGCCAACAGCCCCATCAGCAGCCGCAGGGCCTTCGCGCTCAGCCGCTCTGCAGGCAAAGGGGCTTCCAGGCTGCGCTGGGAAATGCCTAACACCGAAGCCGCCATCCACCCGCTGACCACCACCGTGGCTGCCAGCGACCACGGCCAGGCCAATGCCACCAACGCCGCCGCACCGGCATAAACCAACGCCAGGTCTAACAACAGCCAGCGCCAATCCCCCCCCGCCAGCATCAAAACACCAGCCACGAAAACGAAACCGGCGACCAAATCTGGGCCGTATGTCATCCAGAAAGTCATGGCATTACCCTAATGTTGCACCAGCACAGCAAGCATCGCCAGCAAGACCAAAGCCCACAGCACGCCGCCCTCGCCTTCCAACAAGAGAGAGAAGAACTGCAGCGTGCGCCCCACCAGGCGGTACGCGCCCCAAAACAGCGTCCCAGCCGCGAGTGCCGCCCCGCGCGCGACCCACGCCTCAGCGCGATCGGTATGAAGATAGCCGCGCCCGGTCACGCTCAACCACACGGCGGCTGCCCCCAACGCTGTGAGGCCCCAAAGCCAACCCTGCCCTCCAACGCCTCGCAGCGGCGGCCACAACACGCCCAACCACAGCACCACCGCCCACAGCGCCAGACCAAACAGGCAAAAAGCCCGCCCCTCACGCGTGGCTTTTGGGCAGTCTGCCGGAAGCCGAATGCCTTGCCTTCCCAAGGCCACGCCGCTGGCCGCCAAAGCCAGCCAGGCCAGCAACATCCAGCCATGAAAAGGCAGCGCCCACACGGCCGCGGCCGCCTGCCCCGCGGTCAAGGGCAACAAACCCAACGGCAGGGTCAAGGCAGCAAAGAAAGGCCACAACACGCGTCCCCGGTGAGGAGCCAGCGCCATGCCCAGCGGCAGCGCCACCGCCAACCACGCCCACGCAAGAGAAGCCTGCCACGTCCCTGCCAGCGCGCCCACCAGAGCCAGGCTACCCAACGCCATGCCGCCGGCGCTTATCGCCCGCAAAGGCGTGCTCGCCGCACCCCAGCGCCAGGCCCCCCACCATGCCAGCAGGGCTGTCCCCCAAAGCATCCACGCGGGGGCTGCCGCGCCCACTGTGTGCAGCCAGCCCATCGCAGCCAGGGTAGCCAGCGTATTCAACGCTGCCAGCGCCAGCCGCCACGGCGGACGGTCGGCAGCCATCACCGCGGGCTGGAAAGCCGCCACCGTCAACCGCAGCGCCAGCGCGCCCCCCCATAACGCCACGCCCACCGCGCCTAACGCCCCCTTGGCTGCAGCCGCGCCACCCAGCGCCATGAACCAGCTGGCACTTCGGAGGAAAAGCACCCACACCGCCTGGTTGCGATGCTTGGGGCGGGATAAACGCCCTGCATCGGCCACAAACGCCGCTGCATCCAACGCGACCCAAAACATCACCCAGGCCACAGGGGTCGCCGCCAGCACCGCGGGCACCGCCAGCCCCCCCAGAGCCAGCAACGCCGCCCAGCCATACCCCTCGCTGGCAACCCGCTCGGCGCGGGCTGCGTCTACCAGCAATACTACCCACACCGCCGTCAACGCCAACACCAACAGGGGCTGTTGGGCTTTCCCCAGGCGCCACACCCGCACCCCTGGCACAGCATCATGCAGCCAGGGCCACGCGTCTGCCCCCTGCCACGGCACAGGGAACCACCCTGCCACAGCCGCTACCGCCAGCACCCCCAGCAACCAGGCAACAGCAGCGGCCAGCAAGGAAAGCCACCACAGCCGGGCGCGCGTCATTCCCCGCGCTTCACCTACCAGCACGGCCAGCGCGCCAGCCCACAACACCCCTGCGGAAAACCATACCAAATGTGCCATAGGCAGGCATTATAGCACGGTGCGGGAAGGCCCACTGCCTCGGCCTTCCCGCACAGCAATACAGACCGGTTACAGCACCATGGGGCGGCCGCGCTTGAGGAAACGCCCCATGCCCCGCTTTCCCAGCCATTCGCCTTCCCGCACGATGAGATGGCCGCGCAGGTAAACTTGTACCGGAAAGCCGGTCAGTTCCCAGCCTTCGTAGAGGTTGTAATCGGTGCGGTGCTGCGCCACCGCCACGCCATAGGTCACTTTGCGGTCGGGATCCCACACTGCGATGTCGGCATCCGCGCCAGGGGCCAGGGTGCCCTTGCGGGGGTAAAGGCCAAAGATTTTGGCCGGGTTGGTGCTGGTGTAGGCCACGAATTGCTGCGGCGTGAGGCGGCCTTCCACCACGCCCTTCGTCCACAGCACGGGCAGGCGGTCGCCCACGCCGGGCAGGCCATTGGGAATTTTGGTGAAGTCATCCTTGCCCAATTCCTTGCCGGGGATGGCAATTTCCTCACCTTCGTACACGATGGGTTTGGTGCCGTCGTAGAAAAAGGGGCAATGGTCGGTGCCAATGGTGCTGAGCCAGTTTTGCTCGAGAGCATACCAGAGCATTTCATTGTCGTCGCGCGTGCGCATCGGCGGCGAGCAAATCCACTTTGCGCCATCGGGGCGGGCGAGGTCGTCTTCGGTAAAGAAAAGGTACTGGGGGCAGGTTTCGCCCATCACGGGCAAGCCCTGCTCGCGAGCATAGCGCAGCATTTCTGCCCCACCCGCGGTGTTCATGTGCACAATGTAAAGCGGCGCTTCGGCCTGGGCAGCGAGCATAGAAGCCCGCAGCACGGCATCCACCGCGCCCCAGGCCGGGCGGGTGCGGGCGTGCCAGATAGGCTCGGTATGCCCGGCTTCCAGCGCCTCGCGCACCAAAATCTCAATCACATCACCGTTTTCAGCGTGAAGCATGGTCAAAATACCGTGCTGCCACGCCAAACGCATGGCCTCGAAAATTTCGCCATCTTGCAGGCGCAAGCGGCCATTGTAGGCCGTGAACACCTTGATGGTGGTGATGC is a window from the Chloroflexota bacterium genome containing:
- the hydA gene encoding dihydropyrimidinase, whose amino-acid sequence is MTTKLLFRGGTLVTASEMFEADVLVADEKIVAVGRDLVAADAEVVDVHGKFLLPGGIDPHVHYDLPMFNTVSSDDHYTGTKAAAFGGTTTVMDFIPQDWPTLEEAVQAWHKKAAKAAVDYGFHMNITRWDDRTRAELPRLPEWGITTIKVFTAYNGRLRLQDGEIFEAMRLAWQHGILTMLHAENGDVIEILVREALEAGHTEPIWHARTRPAWGAVDAVLRASMLAAQAEAPLYIVHMNTAGGAEMLRYAREQGLPVMGETCPQYLFFTEDDLARPDGAKWICSPPMRTRDDNEMLWYALEQNWLSTIGTDHCPFFYDGTKPIVYEGEEIAIPGKELGKDDFTKIPNGLPGVGDRLPVLWTKGVVEGRLTPQQFVAYTSTNPAKIFGLYPRKGTLAPGADADIAVWDPDRKVTYGVAVAQHRTDYNLYEGWELTGFPVQVYLRGHLIVREGEWLGKRGMGRFLKRGRPMVL